Proteins co-encoded in one Gracilimonas sp. genomic window:
- the infB gene encoding translation initiation factor IF-2 — protein MSKRPKPLFKVASEFNVSTQSIVDTLSEDGFDVANRPNFKITPEMYEALDEVYGEDRAKSADHEKAREEYESRRSQMMNQRNDSVTLDNVLEPIEDEVGLEPEDDDTEDLEPQDDESGDELDLEPIEEEDEADEQAEEEAEAKKKAEAEAKAKKEEEEAEAKKKEEAEAKKKAEAEAKAKKEEEEAEKAEKKEAEAEAKESEKVEGKDDEDDEEDEDTESKKSEDDEDEEDEDVIRGSAGKLKGTKVLGKASFTTERKPRKKRKRRKDRKDDSSSSKSDSDNKSKKSRKKRKKKTEIDETDVDKMMRETMKKMQSSKTVGSKRQKRRRERKEEREEELQKQAELEELESDVVETTEFITANELADLLGVGVNDIISVCMSIGLMITINQRLDAGTIELVAEEYGKEVKFIEAEEMDEDLTIPEDEEEDLKPRAPIITVMGHVDHGKTSLLDYIREEKVAAGEAGGITQHVGAYQVVHNDNEITFLDTPGHEAFTAMRSRGAQATDIVILVVAADDSVMPQTIEAINHAKAAGVPIVVAINKIDKEGVNPDKIKTQLSEHDVIVEEYGGKVQYAEVSAHTGQGIEDLLEKVLIEAELLELKANPDRRADGVVLEARLDKGKGIVSNILVQGGTLRVGDPFVAGPCFGRVRAMENDRGQRVKEAGPSTPVQLMGFDEMPQAGDKLIAAEDEKLAKEVANERMQIRREQAMRTTKHMTLDDISRRLALGEVSELNIIIKADVDGSIEALSGSLQKLSTDEVAVNIIHTGAGAISESDVLLASASDAIIIGFQVRPTTSARKLAENEEIDIRLFSVIYDAVDEVRDALEGLLSPEIKEQMMGVVDVRETFKVSKVGTIAGCYVTEGKIERNNPIRLVRDGVVIYDGEIDALKRFKDDVKEVTSGYECGISIQGYNDIKVGDQIESYKITEQKRTLEDSAG, from the coding sequence ATGTCTAAAAGACCCAAACCATTATTTAAAGTAGCATCAGAGTTTAATGTATCTACACAAAGTATTGTGGATACCTTAAGTGAAGATGGTTTTGACGTAGCCAATCGTCCTAACTTCAAAATAACGCCTGAAATGTATGAGGCGCTGGATGAGGTGTATGGCGAAGACCGGGCAAAGAGTGCAGATCACGAAAAAGCCCGCGAAGAATATGAGAGTCGCCGAAGCCAGATGATGAACCAACGCAACGACAGCGTTACTCTGGACAACGTGTTGGAACCTATTGAAGATGAAGTAGGGTTGGAGCCGGAAGACGACGATACTGAAGACCTTGAGCCACAAGATGATGAAAGTGGTGATGAGCTTGATTTAGAGCCTATCGAAGAGGAAGATGAGGCGGATGAGCAAGCCGAAGAAGAAGCTGAAGCTAAGAAGAAAGCTGAAGCAGAAGCTAAGGCAAAGAAAGAGGAAGAAGAAGCAGAGGCCAAGAAGAAAGAAGAAGCTGAAGCTAAGAAAAAAGCTGAGGCAGAGGCTAAAGCCAAGAAAGAGGAAGAAGAGGCTGAGAAAGCTGAGAAGAAAGAAGCCGAAGCAGAAGCTAAAGAATCCGAGAAAGTGGAGGGTAAAGACGACGAGGACGACGAGGAAGATGAAGACACTGAATCCAAGAAGTCTGAAGATGATGAGGACGAAGAGGATGAAGATGTCATCCGCGGATCTGCCGGTAAACTAAAAGGAACTAAAGTATTAGGTAAAGCATCTTTCACTACCGAGCGTAAACCTCGTAAGAAGAGAAAGCGTCGTAAAGACCGTAAAGATGATTCTTCAAGCTCAAAATCTGATTCGGATAACAAATCCAAAAAGTCTCGCAAGAAGAGAAAGAAGAAGACAGAAATTGACGAGACTGATGTAGATAAGATGATGCGCGAAACCATGAAGAAGATGCAGTCTTCTAAAACCGTGGGGAGTAAGCGTCAGAAACGTCGTAGAGAGCGTAAAGAAGAACGTGAGGAGGAACTGCAAAAGCAGGCGGAACTCGAGGAGCTCGAATCAGATGTTGTCGAGACAACCGAGTTCATTACAGCTAATGAGCTGGCCGATCTGCTTGGTGTAGGTGTAAATGATATTATTTCGGTATGTATGTCTATCGGGTTGATGATTACCATTAACCAGCGACTGGATGCCGGTACCATCGAATTGGTTGCTGAAGAGTATGGTAAGGAAGTTAAGTTCATCGAAGCAGAAGAGATGGATGAAGACCTGACCATCCCTGAAGATGAGGAAGAAGATCTTAAACCACGTGCTCCGATCATTACGGTAATGGGTCACGTTGATCACGGGAAAACATCATTGCTTGATTACATCCGTGAAGAGAAAGTAGCAGCCGGTGAGGCCGGGGGTATTACCCAGCACGTTGGTGCGTATCAGGTAGTACATAATGATAACGAAATTACCTTCCTGGATACTCCGGGTCACGAGGCCTTTACCGCTATGCGTTCTCGTGGGGCACAAGCTACCGATATTGTAATTCTGGTAGTAGCCGCTGATGATTCCGTGATGCCGCAGACTATTGAGGCGATTAATCACGCGAAAGCAGCAGGCGTACCTATTGTTGTAGCTATTAACAAGATTGATAAAGAGGGAGTAAATCCCGATAAAATTAAAACGCAGCTTTCTGAGCACGACGTTATTGTTGAAGAATACGGCGGTAAGGTTCAGTATGCTGAAGTTTCGGCTCATACCGGACAGGGAATTGAAGACCTGCTCGAAAAAGTACTGATTGAAGCCGAACTGCTTGAATTGAAAGCGAATCCTGACCGACGCGCTGATGGTGTTGTACTTGAAGCCCGTCTGGATAAAGGAAAAGGTATTGTGTCCAACATCCTTGTTCAGGGTGGTACACTTCGGGTTGGAGACCCGTTTGTAGCCGGTCCTTGCTTTGGACGTGTACGAGCCATGGAGAATGACCGTGGCCAACGTGTGAAAGAAGCCGGACCATCTACCCCGGTACAGCTCATGGGCTTTGACGAAATGCCGCAAGCCGGTGATAAATTGATTGCCGCAGAAGACGAGAAACTGGCTAAAGAAGTAGCTAACGAGCGAATGCAAATCCGCCGTGAGCAAGCCATGCGAACAACCAAGCACATGACGCTGGACGATATTTCACGCCGACTTGCCCTTGGGGAGGTTTCCGAGCTGAATATCATTATCAAAGCCGATGTGGACGGTTCTATTGAGGCTCTTTCAGGTTCACTTCAGAAGTTGAGTACCGATGAAGTAGCGGTTAATATTATTCACACCGGAGCAGGAGCCATTTCTGAATCCGATGTGCTTCTGGCATCTGCATCCGATGCGATTATTATCGGTTTCCAGGTACGGCCAACTACAAGTGCCCGTAAACTGGCTGAGAATGAAGAGATTGACATCCGACTGTTCAGCGTTATTTATGACGCTGTTGATGAAGTTCGGGATGCCCTTGAGGGTCTGTTATCACCTGAGATTAAAGAGCAGATGATGGGTGTTGTTGATGTTCGTGAAACCTTCAAAGTTTCCAAAGTGGGAACCATTGCCGGTTGTTATGTAACTGAAGGTAAGATTGAGCGAAATAACCCAATCCGACTAGTTCGCGACGGTGTCGTTATTTACGATGGCGAAATTGATGCTCTCAAGCGTTTCAAAGATGATGTGAAAGAAGTTACGTCCGGCTATGAATGTGGTATCAGTATCCAGGGATATAACGACATCAAGGTTGGCGATCAGATTGAGAGTTACAAGATTACTGAGCAGAAACGTACTCTTGAAGATTCTGCCGGATAA
- the rbfA gene encoding 30S ribosome-binding factor RbfA has translation MGFRPERLAAVIKRDLGQIIQRSYQPSGTFVTVTNVVMTDDLSIAKVYLSVFSPGRDDKPVYEFIDEHIDQIRYDLASKIKNQVRKIPELHFYEDDTAEYVNKMEQLLKKVDIPEEDPDSPSED, from the coding sequence ATGGGTTTCAGACCAGAGCGATTGGCGGCGGTTATTAAGCGTGACCTCGGCCAAATTATACAGCGATCTTACCAGCCTAGCGGAACTTTTGTGACCGTAACCAATGTGGTTATGACCGATGATCTTTCCATTGCGAAGGTCTATTTAAGTGTGTTCTCACCCGGTCGCGACGATAAACCGGTATATGAATTTATTGACGAGCACATAGATCAGATTCGGTACGACCTGGCTTCCAAAATTAAGAACCAGGTACGTAAGATTCCTGAGCTCCATTTCTACGAAGACGATACTGCTGAGTATGTCAACAAAATGGAGCAGCTGCTTAAAAAGGTAGATATACCTGAAGAAGACCCTGACTCACCCTCCGAAGACTAA
- the truB gene encoding tRNA pseudouridine(55) synthase TruB — MARTLPLDEIPVFGKNNLPDKDTNLSDGAIFLIDKPLEWSSFDVVKFLRKRIRVKKVGHAGTLDPLATGMLILCCGKATKSISMIQDLPKVYTGEITFGKATTTYDAEGEVTEEASWDHITKEKIVAVLDKEFTGTVEQIPPMYSALKYGGKKLYELARKGEEVVRLPRQVTFHDHEILNFEPPRLTLKIKCSKGTYIRSLARDLGEALGSKAYLSGLERTAIGDFLVDDALTPHEMGDQLKEIWQS; from the coding sequence ATGGCCCGAACTCTTCCTTTGGATGAAATTCCGGTTTTCGGTAAAAATAATTTACCGGATAAGGATACTAATTTATCTGACGGAGCTATTTTCCTGATCGATAAGCCCCTTGAGTGGTCCAGTTTTGATGTGGTCAAGTTCCTGCGAAAACGCATCCGTGTAAAAAAAGTAGGGCATGCAGGTACGCTGGATCCTCTGGCAACAGGAATGCTGATTTTGTGTTGCGGAAAGGCGACCAAATCCATTTCTATGATTCAGGATTTACCTAAAGTATATACAGGTGAAATCACCTTCGGTAAAGCTACAACTACCTATGATGCAGAGGGAGAAGTGACCGAAGAAGCTAGCTGGGATCACATCACCAAAGAGAAGATTGTTGCCGTTCTTGATAAAGAATTCACCGGTACGGTAGAGCAAATTCCGCCGATGTATTCAGCTCTTAAATATGGTGGCAAGAAGCTGTATGAGTTAGCCCGAAAAGGAGAAGAAGTGGTTCGGCTGCCACGGCAGGTTACTTTTCATGATCATGAGATCCTCAACTTTGAACCGCCCAGGCTTACCTTGAAAATTAAGTGCAGTAAAGGAACTTATATCCGGTCTTTGGCACGAGATTTGGGAGAAGCTCTTGGCTCAAAAGCATATCTGAGTGGGCTGGAACGAACGGCCATCGGCGATTTTTTAGTGGACGATGCGCTAACGCCTCATGAAATGGGAGATCAATTAAAAGAAATATGGCAGAGTTAA
- a CDS encoding bifunctional riboflavin kinase/FAD synthetase: MAELIELKNITRDPNTVVTVGTFDGVHQGHRALMEAVVTKARERNARSVVVTFDPHPREIINPGKEGVKLLTTLKERAEILEDLGVDVLLVIPFDRDFSLLSSEEFVRDIIFSKVGVSEFVIGYDHHFGRDRKGTIETIEKLGEELGFDSYVVSKQEMGDVTISSTVIRNTLAEEGDVKQAAEYLNRHYLLNGIVMHGDERGRTIGYPTANLKPEHENKVIPKNGVYAVKVRVNKKWYGGMMNIGVRPTFGEDLRTLEVNIFDFDREIYGDTIQVRFIDRIRDEKKFDGVDELKAQLGADKHTALQILSD, from the coding sequence ATGGCAGAGTTAATTGAACTGAAAAATATTACCCGTGATCCCAATACCGTAGTAACCGTCGGTACTTTTGATGGTGTGCATCAGGGGCACCGGGCACTAATGGAAGCGGTAGTTACCAAAGCCCGTGAACGAAATGCTCGTAGTGTGGTGGTCACGTTTGATCCTCACCCGAGAGAGATCATTAATCCGGGAAAAGAAGGAGTCAAGCTTCTTACAACGCTTAAAGAAAGAGCGGAGATTTTGGAAGATCTCGGCGTGGATGTATTACTGGTTATTCCGTTTGACCGGGATTTTTCCCTTCTATCATCCGAGGAATTTGTACGCGATATTATTTTCAGCAAAGTGGGCGTATCTGAGTTTGTAATTGGCTATGACCATCATTTTGGCCGCGACCGGAAAGGTACCATAGAGACTATAGAGAAGCTGGGGGAGGAGTTAGGATTTGATTCTTATGTGGTTTCAAAGCAGGAAATGGGAGACGTAACCATCAGCAGTACCGTAATTAGGAATACCCTGGCTGAGGAAGGCGATGTTAAACAAGCCGCTGAATATCTGAACCGTCATTATTTACTAAACGGAATAGTGATGCACGGGGATGAACGCGGCCGCACCATCGGTTACCCAACGGCCAACCTGAAGCCGGAACATGAGAATAAAGTGATTCCAAAAAACGGGGTCTATGCTGTCAAAGTTCGGGTGAATAAAAAATGGTATGGCGGAATGATGAACATCGGTGTTCGTCCAACTTTCGGGGAAGACCTGAGAACACTGGAAGTCAATATCTTTGATTTTGACCGGGAGATTTATGGAGATACGATACAAGTCCGGTTCATTGATCGCATTCGGGATGAGAAGAAGTTTGATGGGGTGGACGAGTTAAAAGCCCAATTGGGAGCGGACAAGCATACAGCACTGCAAATTTTATCAGACTGA
- a CDS encoding DinB family protein, translating into MRLLITILFLSLSTTAFSQQYIVDELASDMERSKAMSLSYIEAMPADKYSFRPNEEVRTFAEQYLHLAQGLIGLSSNGTGAAGIFPGENLEATEAYHTKAEVQRIVTVSYDFAINSIKEMDADKLTEIVQRGQFEVTRRGWIHKALEHNTHHKGQTTIYLRMSGITPPQYQLF; encoded by the coding sequence ATGCGATTACTGATTACTATTCTTTTCCTTAGCCTTTCCACCACAGCTTTTTCCCAGCAATATATTGTTGATGAACTTGCCTCAGATATGGAAAGAAGTAAAGCCATGTCTCTTTCCTACATAGAAGCTATGCCTGCTGATAAATACAGTTTCAGACCTAATGAAGAAGTCCGCACTTTTGCAGAACAATATTTGCACCTTGCCCAAGGTCTTATCGGACTTTCATCAAATGGAACAGGTGCTGCGGGTATCTTTCCAGGAGAGAATCTGGAAGCAACCGAAGCTTATCACACCAAAGCCGAAGTTCAACGAATAGTTACTGTGAGTTATGATTTTGCCATAAACAGTATCAAAGAAATGGATGCCGATAAGTTAACGGAGATCGTACAAAGAGGACAATTTGAAGTAACCAGAAGAGGGTGGATTCACAAAGCACTGGAGCATAACACTCATCACAAAGGGCAAACAACTATTTACTTAAGAATGAGTGGGATTACGCCACCACAGTACCAGTTATTTTAA
- a CDS encoding amidohydrolase family protein, producing MKKTIATITLLLFTTLFNGVISQTSSGESFAITNATIIDVERSQQIENRTILIENGIIKSILHSDSVSLEWIERIVDVNGSYIIPGLIDSHVHLFRPKNRNDILSELLYSGVTAVRDMGGDARMYQSLNQEISKGNLMGPDIYYSANVFGPAFLKDPRTKFAALGFDPGSAPWMRLITEETDLTRVVISAKEAGVTGVKVYSNVNPELLLKLSEIARENGLKMWSHSSIFPSRPSDAVKAQVDVLSHSVGMIFELEENMPASFNEAILESVPLQDFKNTDATASEFLSLFEEMKSRNVIFEPTLSAWETQERSEVAIISSENQKENPTKHLSGAAGRLDPKALNDWAYRITKAAYQNGVTIAAGTDFSLSIKWVQDEIILLTKSGLSNIDAIKAATLNNAKAIGIEHTHGSIAIGKTANLVVLSGNPLENIENIRTVVSVFKNGKEYKKTQ from the coding sequence ATGAAAAAGACAATAGCTACTATAACACTTCTACTTTTTACTACTCTTTTTAATGGCGTGATTTCTCAAACAAGTTCAGGGGAATCTTTTGCGATAACGAATGCCACAATAATTGATGTTGAGCGTTCTCAACAAATTGAAAACAGAACCATACTTATTGAGAATGGCATAATTAAATCAATTCTGCATAGTGATTCTGTGAGTTTAGAATGGATTGAACGCATAGTTGACGTAAATGGAAGCTACATCATCCCGGGGTTAATTGATTCCCATGTTCACCTTTTCAGACCAAAGAATCGCAATGACATTTTATCGGAATTGCTTTACTCAGGAGTTACTGCTGTGCGTGATATGGGTGGAGATGCAAGAATGTACCAATCTCTGAATCAGGAAATCAGCAAGGGAAATCTAATGGGTCCGGATATATACTACTCAGCAAATGTATTTGGCCCAGCTTTCTTAAAAGATCCCAGAACCAAATTTGCAGCACTGGGTTTTGACCCGGGTTCAGCTCCCTGGATGCGGCTGATTACTGAAGAAACTGATTTAACAAGAGTAGTTATCAGTGCCAAGGAAGCCGGGGTAACAGGGGTGAAGGTCTATTCAAATGTTAATCCTGAATTATTATTAAAGCTAAGTGAAATTGCCCGCGAAAACGGGCTTAAAATGTGGAGTCATTCCAGCATATTTCCCAGCCGGCCTTCTGATGCTGTCAAAGCTCAAGTGGATGTATTATCCCATAGTGTAGGAATGATTTTTGAATTGGAAGAGAATATGCCTGCCTCCTTCAATGAGGCCATTCTTGAATCTGTACCTCTTCAAGACTTTAAAAACACCGATGCTACAGCGTCAGAGTTTTTGTCCTTGTTTGAAGAAATGAAATCAAGAAACGTGATCTTTGAGCCAACACTTTCAGCCTGGGAAACGCAAGAACGTAGTGAGGTGGCTATAATCAGTTCAGAAAATCAAAAAGAGAATCCGACTAAACATCTGTCAGGAGCAGCAGGCAGGCTCGACCCGAAAGCTCTGAACGATTGGGCATACAGAATTACAAAAGCAGCCTATCAAAATGGAGTTACAATAGCGGCAGGCACCGATTTCAGCCTAAGTATCAAATGGGTACAGGATGAAATCATCCTGCTTACAAAATCCGGCTTGTCAAATATAGATGCAATTAAAGCTGCAACGTTGAATAATGCTAAGGCCATTGGAATTGAGCATACTCACGGCTCTATAGCCATTGGAAAGACAGCTAACCTTGTTGTTCTATCTGGTAACCCCTTAGAAAACATCGAAAATATCAGAACCGTGGTCTCCGTATTTAAAAACGGCAAAGAATATAAAAAGACTCAATAA
- the rpsO gene encoding 30S ribosomal protein S15 produces the protein MSITAEEKKEIFKKFGKSETDTGSTEGQVALLTKRINDLTDHLKDNQLDHASRRGLLKMVGKRRRLLNYLMKNDIEKYRELIKELGIRK, from the coding sequence ATGAGCATAACCGCAGAAGAAAAGAAAGAAATCTTTAAGAAGTTTGGAAAAAGTGAAACCGATACGGGTTCCACAGAAGGACAAGTTGCCCTTCTTACCAAAAGAATTAATGACCTGACTGACCACCTGAAAGATAATCAACTGGATCACGCATCACGACGAGGATTGTTGAAAATGGTAGGTAAAAGAAGAAGGTTGTTGAACTACCTCATGAAAAACGATATCGAGAAGTACAGAGAACTTATCAAAGAACTCGGTATCCGTAAGTAA
- the pnp gene encoding polyribonucleotide nucleotidyltransferase, with protein sequence MKEEIRSVEFAPGKVLSVETGRIAKQADGAVVVRMGDTQVLCTAVSAKEPKPGQNFFPLVVDHRESFSAGGRFPGGFMKREGRPSEKEILASRLIDRSLRPLFPKGYLCETQIISSVVSSDGENDGDVLGGFGASAALHMSDVPFDGPMAEVRVGRVDGEFVINPTLSELEKSDIDMIVGGTADSVLMMEGEMDEISEDEMLGAIKAAHASIITLCEFQEELREEYGREKRDFTPESNPEEIENKVRELATDKIKEVVNIGLGKEEYSAKLQEAKDSVIAELEEEFEEEMDVVKDILSTVEKEELRNMILEKKRRIDGRAPEDIRDIWTQAGYLARTHGSSIFTRGETQALVSVTLGTKKDAQAVDTLFDEEEKKFYLHYNFPPYSVGEAGFLRGPGRREIGHGHLAERALRMMMPSFDDFGYVIRVISDITESNGSSSMASVCGGSMALMDAGVPLKKPVAGIAMGMIVGENNSVVLSDIRGEEDFMGDMDFKTAGTADGITACQMDMKVKGISFEVMEEALKQAHTGRMHILGKMAETISTPRESLSEYAPQFVNMTIDGDMIGAVIGPGGKVIQTLQKETDTEIWIEEDDETGKGKITISADSLDKAKDAEDRIKAITGQLEEGATYKGTVKTIKDFGAFVEIAPGRDGLLHISEIDHKHVKDVTNYMSVGDEIEVKLLKIEPGNKLRLSRKALLENDEEE encoded by the coding sequence ATGAAAGAAGAAATAAGAAGTGTAGAATTTGCACCGGGTAAGGTGCTTTCAGTAGAAACAGGCCGGATTGCCAAGCAAGCCGATGGCGCTGTAGTGGTTCGAATGGGTGATACCCAGGTACTTTGTACCGCCGTAAGTGCTAAAGAACCAAAACCGGGACAGAATTTTTTCCCATTAGTTGTTGACCACAGAGAAAGTTTTTCAGCCGGCGGACGTTTCCCCGGTGGTTTTATGAAACGTGAAGGACGTCCTTCAGAAAAAGAAATTTTAGCGAGTCGTCTCATTGACCGTAGCTTGCGTCCTTTGTTCCCAAAAGGATACTTATGTGAAACCCAAATCATCTCAAGCGTTGTTTCTTCAGACGGAGAAAACGATGGTGATGTTCTGGGTGGATTTGGTGCATCAGCTGCGCTACATATGTCCGACGTACCTTTTGACGGACCGATGGCTGAAGTTAGAGTAGGTCGCGTTGATGGCGAGTTTGTTATCAACCCAACCCTGTCTGAACTGGAGAAAAGTGATATCGACATGATTGTTGGTGGTACAGCCGACTCAGTATTGATGATGGAAGGAGAGATGGATGAAATCTCTGAAGATGAGATGTTAGGAGCTATTAAAGCTGCCCACGCTTCTATTATCACATTATGCGAATTTCAGGAAGAACTTCGTGAAGAATATGGACGCGAAAAAAGAGATTTCACTCCGGAATCAAATCCTGAAGAAATTGAGAATAAAGTCCGTGAATTAGCTACCGACAAAATTAAAGAAGTAGTTAACATCGGCCTTGGGAAAGAAGAATATTCTGCCAAGCTTCAGGAAGCCAAAGACAGCGTGATTGCTGAGCTTGAAGAAGAGTTTGAAGAGGAAATGGATGTCGTTAAGGATATTCTGAGTACTGTTGAGAAAGAAGAGCTTCGCAACATGATTCTGGAGAAAAAACGCCGAATCGACGGTCGTGCTCCTGAAGACATTCGCGATATCTGGACACAAGCCGGATACCTCGCACGTACACACGGTTCCTCTATTTTCACCCGTGGCGAAACACAGGCTCTTGTATCTGTGACCTTAGGTACCAAAAAAGATGCTCAGGCAGTAGATACTCTGTTCGATGAGGAAGAGAAGAAATTCTACCTGCATTACAACTTCCCTCCATATTCTGTAGGTGAAGCCGGTTTCCTGAGAGGTCCTGGCCGACGTGAAATTGGTCACGGTCACCTTGCCGAGCGTGCACTCCGTATGATGATGCCATCCTTTGATGACTTTGGATATGTAATCCGGGTTATTTCTGATATCACGGAATCGAATGGTTCATCTTCCATGGCTTCCGTTTGCGGTGGTTCTATGGCGCTGATGGATGCCGGTGTGCCTCTGAAAAAACCGGTTGCAGGTATTGCAATGGGTATGATTGTTGGAGAAAACAACTCTGTTGTTCTTTCTGATATCCGTGGTGAAGAAGATTTCATGGGCGACATGGACTTCAAAACAGCCGGTACCGCAGATGGTATCACGGCTTGCCAAATGGACATGAAAGTTAAGGGCATTTCTTTTGAAGTTATGGAAGAAGCCCTTAAGCAAGCTCATACCGGAAGAATGCACATTCTTGGCAAAATGGCTGAAACCATTTCAACTCCAAGAGAAAGCTTATCTGAATACGCACCTCAGTTTGTTAATATGACTATTGATGGCGACATGATTGGTGCTGTGATTGGGCCGGGTGGTAAAGTGATTCAGACTCTTCAGAAAGAAACAGATACTGAAATCTGGATTGAAGAAGATGATGAAACCGGCAAAGGTAAAATCACTATTTCAGCTGACAGCCTCGACAAAGCAAAAGATGCTGAAGACAGAATTAAAGCAATTACAGGTCAGCTTGAAGAAGGCGCGACTTATAAAGGTACGGTTAAAACCATCAAAGACTTTGGTGCTTTCGTAGAGATCGCTCCGGGACGAGATGGGCTCCTACACATTTCTGAAATTGATCACAAACATGTCAAAGATGTAACAAACTACATGAGTGTGGGCGATGAGATTGAAGTTAAGCTCCTCAAAATTGAGCCAGGCAATAAGCTTCGATTATCCAGAAAAGCATTGTTGGAAAACGACGAAGAAGAGTAA
- a CDS encoding pitrilysin family protein — protein MKEIDFVSKSTLPNGLRIVTEKIESVKSVSVGIWVKTGGRHETAKQAGITHFLEHMLFKGTDKRSSFDIALSMESVGGYLNAFTSSEYTCYYSRCLNTQLDRALDVLSDMVLHPAFPEEEIEKEKKVVIEEMKMYRDSPDDFLFEEFNSKIFNGHELGRPVLGYEETVSDFSRQDLYDYMKDRYYPGNLLVSVAGNVDHDKVVQLVTEYFENLEAKDHDESEQPLPEFKPEDVTLTKAIEQTHYIYGRRGLNFDHKDKYLLLLANTILGGGMSSRLHQNVREKYGYCYSIQTFNQSYTDTGLWGIYVGTDKEYVDHVRELIKKELKQMQDEQVPEKELAEAKSQLKGKLLLSQESTSNRMTRLAKSELYFGRFVTLDELVENIDSVTAEEIQRFVKDFFTEEDFMEAILLPE, from the coding sequence GTGAAAGAAATTGATTTTGTAAGCAAGAGCACGCTGCCTAACGGACTTCGAATTGTTACCGAAAAGATTGAGTCTGTAAAAAGCGTATCGGTTGGAATTTGGGTAAAAACAGGAGGGAGACATGAAACAGCTAAACAAGCCGGAATTACTCACTTCCTTGAACACATGCTGTTTAAAGGAACTGATAAGCGTTCTTCTTTTGACATTGCGCTGAGTATGGAATCGGTAGGAGGATACCTTAACGCCTTTACTTCATCCGAATATACCTGCTATTACTCACGGTGTTTGAATACCCAATTAGATCGTGCACTGGATGTACTTTCCGATATGGTACTTCATCCCGCTTTCCCCGAAGAAGAAATTGAGAAGGAGAAGAAAGTGGTGATAGAAGAGATGAAGATGTACCGTGATTCTCCGGATGATTTCCTTTTTGAAGAATTCAATTCTAAGATCTTTAATGGACATGAATTAGGACGGCCGGTTTTGGGATACGAGGAAACGGTATCTGACTTTTCGCGCCAGGATCTTTACGATTATATGAAAGATCGATATTACCCGGGCAACTTACTGGTTTCAGTTGCCGGAAATGTAGATCACGACAAAGTAGTGCAGCTGGTTACTGAGTATTTCGAAAACCTTGAGGCCAAAGACCACGATGAATCGGAGCAACCACTGCCTGAGTTCAAACCGGAAGATGTCACGCTGACCAAAGCCATAGAACAAACCCATTACATTTATGGCCGCAGAGGGCTGAATTTTGATCACAAGGACAAATACCTGCTCCTTTTGGCGAATACTATTCTGGGTGGAGGAATGAGTTCCAGGCTGCATCAAAACGTCCGTGAGAAATACGGGTATTGCTACTCCATTCAAACTTTTAACCAGTCGTACACCGACACCGGGTTATGGGGAATTTATGTGGGAACCGATAAGGAATATGTTGATCACGTTCGTGAACTGATCAAGAAAGAACTCAAACAAATGCAGGATGAACAGGTTCCTGAAAAAGAGCTGGCCGAAGCCAAGTCGCAGTTAAAAGGGAAGTTGCTGCTGTCTCAGGAAAGTACCAGTAATCGCATGACCCGATTGGCTAAGAGCGAGCTATATTTTGGCCGATTTGTAACTTTGGACGAACTCGTTGAAAACATCGATTCGGTAACCGCAGAAGAAATTCAACGCTTCGTAAAAGACTTCTTCACTGAAGAAGATTTCATGGAAGCAATCCTGTTACCAGAGTAA